The Lysobacterales bacterium nucleotide sequence CCCGAAGAAGTACCCGCGCCAGAAGGTCATGGTGGTGGAAATGCTTGGCTACGCCTACCTGGTTCCTTTCGTCGAGGAAGACGACCACTTCTTCCTGAAGACGATCATCCCGAGCAGGAAAGCCACCCGCGAGTTCATCGCCAAGGAGTCAGACGATGCCTAAGCTGGACCCCTACGAGACCGAGATCCTCGAAGCCTACGAAGCAGGCAGCCTCAAGCCCGCTGCGGGCAAGGCCGAGCTTCAGCGCATTCGCGCCGCGGCACGGGCCACGGCCATCAAGGACAAGCGGGTGAACATCCGGCTTTCCTCTGTGGACCTTCTGGGCATCCAGGCCAAGGCACTCGAGGAAGGCATGCCCTACCAGACGCTCATCGCCAGCGTTCTGCACAAGTACGTCACCGGCAGGCTAGCCGAGAGCCGGCCGGCCGCAGCGGGCGGCAAGCGTCGAACGACATCGCGTTCGAGCTGACGCGGCGGGCGAAGCCGCGAGCCGCGGGCGCGCTATCGGGCGCATCATCCGAGCCGATTGCGGCAGCGATCCTGACCTGAAATTTGTTGCCTGGCCAGCCTCTACCCGCAGGCCATCACGTTCCACAATCCTGGCCGCCACGCATGAAACTCCCCAGACTCCGAAGCAAGCCTGGAGTTCTCCTGGGTCTGGTCGCCCTGGTGGCCGGGCTGGGTGCAACCATCTACGCCAGCGTGGTGGTGGGCAGATACGGCTTCCAGGTCTCCGGGCGGTGGAATCCGAACCAGTTGGAGAGTGGCGGTGCGCCGCTGTTCTTTCTGATCGGCATTGCCCTGGTGATCTATGGATGTGTGGCGCTTTGGTTGCATCGGCGGTAGCGTCCAACCATTCGCCCCAACCGGCGTCAGGAATCGGCCTAGCGATTTCCCCACGGCCACTCCGCGGGTCTCTATCCAGGCATCCGCCGACATGAGCAGCCACAGCCCAAGCCCCCTGGACATCATCGTCAGACCGCTCACCCGCGATGACGCGCCCGCCCTGCACGCCGCGGTCCGCAACTCCATCGCCTCCCTGTCGGCGACGTTTCCCTGGTGTCATCCCGGCTACGGCCTGGCCGATGCGCAGGTCCGGGTCGCCCACTGCGAGGCGGCCTGGGAACGTCGGTCCGAGTTTCCCTTCGGGATCTTCGACGCCCGCGGCCAGGTGCTGCTGGGCTGCGTCGGCCTCAACCAGGTCGACGCCGCCCACCGATCGGCGAATCTCGGCTACTGGGTGGGCGAGGCGCACCGGCGCCGCGGCGTTGCCGTGGTGGCCGCCACGCAGGTCGCGCGCATCGGGTTCCATCAGTTGGGCCTGGTGCGAATCGAGATCGTGACCACGCCTGGCAACCACGCAAGCC carries:
- a CDS encoding BrnT family toxin → MKPFRWPTDKNDLLKAERGISFEEITVAVGAGALLEIVPHPNPKKYPRQKVMVVEMLGYAYLVPFVEEDDHFFLKTIIPSRKATREFIAKESDDA
- a CDS encoding GNAT family N-acetyltransferase produces the protein MSSHSPSPLDIIVRPLTRDDAPALHAAVRNSIASLSATFPWCHPGYGLADAQVRVAHCEAAWERRSEFPFGIFDARGQVLLGCVGLNQVDAAHRSANLGYWVGEAHRRRGVAVVAATQVARIGFHQLGLVRIEIVTTPGNHASQAVAEKLGATREAVARNRLVVRGVPTAAIVYSLVPEDLAALE